In one window of Desulfovibrio sp. DNA:
- a CDS encoding DUF1786 domain-containing protein, with translation MDEFVHKFLKRTGPVLCLDIGSGTQDVLLARPGLECENWPRFVLPTPARMVAQRIRELTLLRRDIWLYGGNMGGGFSQALKEHLAAGFKVGSTPAASRGIHDSEDVVRAMGVEFFANCPEGSVPIFLTDYAPDFWAGLLRMAGLPQPHMVLAAAQDHGYHVGGNRQARMRMWSQLLASSADPAEWIYSVPPPALTRLAPLHEKTGGAVADTGTSALLGALCDSEVMDRSFREGITVINVGNGHTVAALVYRGQVRGIYEHHTGMRDLEQLLHDLEQFRKHWLPAEEVQSTGGHGTAFGPYCEEAGGYAPTYITGPKRAMLQGHGRFLAPHGDMMLAGSLGLIWGWARLHTN, from the coding sequence ATGGACGAATTTGTACACAAGTTTTTGAAGCGTACAGGGCCTGTCCTGTGCCTTGATATAGGCAGCGGTACGCAGGATGTCCTTTTGGCCCGTCCAGGGCTTGAATGTGAAAACTGGCCGCGTTTCGTGCTTCCCACCCCTGCCCGCATGGTGGCGCAGCGTATACGTGAACTGACGTTGCTACGCCGCGACATCTGGCTTTATGGTGGAAATATGGGTGGCGGTTTCAGTCAGGCCCTCAAGGAGCACCTGGCCGCAGGCTTTAAGGTCGGGTCAACTCCCGCCGCATCGCGTGGAATTCACGACAGTGAAGACGTGGTGCGCGCGATGGGGGTTGAATTTTTTGCCAACTGCCCTGAAGGCAGCGTGCCCATTTTTCTTACAGACTATGCGCCGGATTTTTGGGCTGGCCTGCTGCGTATGGCCGGTCTGCCGCAGCCCCACATGGTTCTGGCCGCAGCCCAGGATCACGGCTATCACGTGGGGGGCAACCGTCAGGCCAGGATGCGCATGTGGAGCCAGCTTTTGGCGTCCTCCGCTGATCCGGCCGAATGGATATATTCCGTACCGCCTCCGGCCCTGACACGCCTGGCGCCGCTGCACGAAAAAACGGGCGGGGCTGTAGCCGATACAGGCACCAGCGCACTTCTTGGAGCGCTGTGTGACAGCGAGGTCATGGATCGCAGTTTCCGTGAGGGAATAACCGTGATAAACGTGGGTAACGGACACACTGTGGCGGCCCTTGTTTACAGGGGGCAGGTGCGCGGCATCTACGAACACCACACGGGCATGCGTGATCTGGAGCAGTTGTTGCACGATCTGGAACAATTCCGTAAACACTGGTTGCCTGCCGAAGAGGTGCAATCCACCGGTGGCCACGGAACCGCTTTCGGGCCTTATTGCGAAGAGGCCGGGGGTTACGCCCCCACCTATATTACTGGCCCCAAACGGGCCATGTTGCAGGGCCATGGGCGCTTTTTGGCACCGCATGGCGACATGATGCTGGCTGGCAGCCTGGGGCTCATCTGGGGCTGGGCGCGACTGCATACCAACTGA
- a CDS encoding phenylacetate--CoA ligase: MEVFDPAELWSRERIEETQLVRLKNTVGQARKCEFYRQRLDEAGIGPDSLRSLDDLRRIPFTTKEDLRAQYPTGMLCVPQAEIVRMHCSSGTTGSPVAICHTQNDINSWADLMARCMHMVGVRREDVFQNMSGYGLFTGGLGIHFGAERLGCLTIPAGAGNSRRQIKLAKDFRTTVAHILPSYALILGEHLRNMGEDPREFPLRIALVGAEPYTEEFRRRIEALFEMKAYNSYGLSEMNGPGVAFECLEQSGMHLWEDAYIPEIVDPETGQPMPDGEVGELVMTCLCRQGMPILRYRTRDLTRFIPGECGCGRKHRRMDRILGRSDDMFIIKGVNIYPMQVEQVIMTFPEVGQSYLILLENDGIGDVMRVQIEVRDEFFVEDMRVLQNLQKNIAQRLRDEILITPRVEIVQSNSLPRTEGKAVRLQDLRSKK; encoded by the coding sequence ATGGAAGTTTTTGATCCTGCAGAATTGTGGAGCCGGGAACGCATTGAGGAAACGCAGCTTGTCAGGCTGAAAAACACGGTAGGGCAGGCCCGCAAGTGCGAATTCTACCGACAGCGGCTGGACGAAGCCGGGATCGGGCCGGATTCATTGCGCAGCCTGGATGATTTGCGTCGCATCCCCTTCACCACCAAGGAAGATCTGCGCGCGCAGTATCCCACGGGTATGCTCTGCGTGCCCCAGGCGGAAATCGTTCGCATGCATTGTTCCAGTGGAACCACAGGGTCGCCAGTGGCCATTTGCCATACGCAGAACGACATCAATTCCTGGGCTGACCTTATGGCCAGGTGCATGCACATGGTCGGCGTGCGTCGCGAAGACGTGTTCCAAAACATGTCCGGGTACGGTCTGTTCACGGGCGGCCTTGGCATCCACTTTGGCGCTGAACGACTGGGCTGTCTGACCATCCCCGCAGGCGCGGGCAACTCCCGCCGTCAGATCAAGCTGGCCAAGGATTTCCGCACCACGGTGGCCCACATCCTGCCGTCCTACGCGCTCATTCTTGGCGAGCATCTGCGCAATATGGGTGAAGACCCGCGCGAATTTCCCCTGCGCATTGCCCTTGTGGGCGCTGAGCCGTATACCGAGGAATTCCGCCGCCGCATCGAAGCCCTTTTCGAGATGAAGGCATACAATTCCTACGGGCTTTCAGAAATGAACGGCCCCGGAGTGGCCTTTGAATGCCTTGAGCAGAGCGGTATGCATCTTTGGGAAGACGCCTATATTCCGGAAATTGTCGACCCCGAAACCGGACAGCCCATGCCTGATGGCGAAGTGGGCGAACTGGTCATGACCTGCCTTTGCCGCCAGGGCATGCCGATTTTGCGGTACCGCACCCGTGATCTCACACGTTTCATACCGGGCGAATGCGGCTGTGGCCGTAAGCACCGTCGTATGGATCGCATCCTTGGCCGTTCGGACGACATGTTTATCATCAAGGGAGTAAACATCTATCCCATGCAGGTGGAACAGGTTATCATGACCTTCCCCGAAGTGGGGCAGAGCTACCTCATCCTGCTTGAGAATGACGGCATTGGCGATGTCATGCGCGTGCAGATTGAAGTACGTGACGAGTTCTTTGTTGAAGACATGCGTGTGCTGCAAAACCTGCAGAAAAACATTGCCCAGCGTTTGCGTGATGAAATTCTTATCACCCCCAGGGTAGAAATCGTGCAGAGCAACAGCCTGCCGCGCACCGAGGGCAAGGCTGTGCGCTTGCAGGATTTGCGCTCCAAAAAATAG
- a CDS encoding DUF456 domain-containing protein, whose translation MDFLPFPLASLLAGAFITLLCFVLVLNVFGLPANWVMLGLVALWKMAHPASESMTVWFWVMMVGLALVGEALELGMQIIKAKRYGSSSSGTFAGMIGAIAGAILLAPLFFGLGALIGAVAGAWTGCFVMEMAKGRPLRESLDAAFGAMVGRFLGTVCKCGIGGAMLALAASRIWPKPPVGGGLTPDEPLQLVMALVKGLC comes from the coding sequence ATGGACTTTCTGCCCTTTCCCTTGGCGAGCCTGTTGGCGGGCGCGTTTATCACACTGCTGTGCTTTGTGCTCGTGCTCAATGTTTTCGGCCTGCCCGCCAACTGGGTGATGCTGGGGCTGGTGGCGCTTTGGAAGATGGCGCATCCAGCTTCGGAGTCCATGACGGTCTGGTTCTGGGTCATGATGGTGGGCCTGGCTCTTGTGGGCGAGGCGCTGGAACTGGGCATGCAGATCATCAAGGCCAAACGCTACGGGTCAAGTTCATCGGGGACTTTTGCGGGCATGATTGGGGCCATTGCCGGAGCCATTTTGCTGGCGCCGCTTTTTTTCGGCCTGGGGGCGCTTATCGGTGCAGTGGCTGGCGCGTGGACAGGCTGTTTTGTGATGGAGATGGCCAAGGGCCGCCCGCTTCGGGAATCACTGGATGCCGCGTTTGGGGCTATGGTGGGGCGCTTTTTGGGAACGGTCTGCAAATGCGGTATTGGCGGAGCCATGCTGGCATTGGCTGCCAGCCGCATCTGGCCGAAGCCCCCGGTAGGGGGTGGCCTGACGCCTGACGAACCGCTTCAACTGGTTATGGCTCTGGTCAAAGGATTGTGCTGA
- a CDS encoding RNA methyltransferase has translation MASLLDGLDVVLVKTRFPENIGMAARACVNMGCSSLRLVDPEHWDREKARPLATPKGQDLLDGVTVSPDLSEAVAPTALVVGTTARVGGWRQSLLAPTQAAAAVAEVLARGERVALVFGPEDRGLNNEEITHCHKLTTIPTDPAASSLNLAQAVLLLLYECANAVRNCQKKEGGRAPGESGGGKLVTAAEQERLMESVKDMLLRLDYLHGDNPDYFLMPWRRLFTRAGLRRHEYDALMGLCRQVRHKLG, from the coding sequence ATGGCTTCTTTGCTTGATGGTCTTGATGTCGTTCTGGTCAAGACCCGTTTTCCCGAAAATATTGGTATGGCCGCAAGGGCTTGCGTGAATATGGGCTGTTCCTCTCTGCGTCTGGTCGACCCGGAGCATTGGGACAGGGAAAAAGCGCGTCCGCTGGCCACGCCCAAGGGGCAGGATTTGCTGGACGGCGTGACAGTCAGCCCAGATTTGTCAGAAGCTGTGGCGCCCACAGCCCTGGTGGTTGGCACGACCGCCCGTGTGGGCGGCTGGCGGCAGTCATTGCTTGCTCCCACGCAGGCTGCGGCAGCGGTGGCCGAGGTGCTGGCGCGGGGCGAACGGGTTGCTCTGGTTTTTGGCCCTGAAGACAGGGGGCTTAATAATGAAGAAATTACCCATTGTCATAAACTGACAACCATACCTACCGACCCGGCTGCAAGCTCGCTCAATCTGGCTCAGGCCGTTTTGCTGCTTTTGTATGAATGCGCCAATGCCGTACGTAATTGCCAAAAGAAAGAAGGCGGACGTGCGCCGGGCGAGAGTGGAGGGGGCAAACTGGTCACAGCGGCGGAACAGGAACGCCTGATGGAATCCGTGAAGGATATGCTGCTGCGACTCGACTATCTGCACGGTGATAACCCGGACTACTTTCTTATGCCCTGGCGACGCCTTTTCACCAGGGCCGGGCTGCGCAGGCATGAGTATGACGCCCTGATGGGACTTTGCAGGCAGGTTCGCCACAAATTGGGCTGA
- a CDS encoding methyl-accepting chemotaxis protein — translation MRITLTHKYVGSLFAALITCCGVVLFVSIYFMKVPIEVELDTGIRRMQNVITEATEITRSQFIHSAALLAEDGDFARAIAEKDHVQSREIGQKLMKMAESDFMTITDETGKVIARGHSDKYNDSVINQETVVLALKGQPAAAMVEGTIVPFTIRASQPILYEGKLVGSVSIGKSLVTPAYLDWLKQLSGLNVTIFRGDTRVMTTIMTNGQRAVGTKLQSPEIVEAVLNKGETRFTHNNILGVEYNSAYWPVRDVNDKIIGMWFVGMPIDVLHELEREAINKAIMVGIALLVVQLTMSVIIGLRVSAPVGKITRYALGVAEGQQDLTLDVYSKDDMGQLADALRHMEENLRKLVQDAGRQAEQARLMGEEAQRAMEEAKQAQAQAEIAKRDGMISAAAQIEGVVEQLNSSINDIAEQVDNTGGALNHAVSRLAETATAMEEMNSTVLEVARNAGGAADVSASAKVKAQTGSEVVSKAVGGIQEVQRQSMALKDGMTKLDEHAKAISQIMGVISDIADQTNLLALNAAIEAARAGDAGRGFAVVADEVRKLAEKTMTSTTDVGNAIKAIQQSASQSIHEVEMAVRNIASATDFSNKSGEALQEIVVMVDQTADEVRAIATASEQQSATSEEINKSIAEVNHIAATTAESMQLAMTELEALRKQAHSLIELIEHMKKA, via the coding sequence ATGCGCATAACGCTCACGCACAAATATGTGGGTTCGCTCTTTGCTGCGCTGATCACCTGCTGTGGAGTAGTGCTTTTTGTTTCCATCTACTTCATGAAGGTGCCGATTGAAGTTGAGCTGGACACGGGCATACGCCGCATGCAGAACGTCATCACGGAGGCTACCGAGATAACTCGCAGCCAGTTTATCCATAGCGCGGCCCTGCTTGCCGAGGATGGCGACTTTGCCCGGGCCATTGCCGAAAAAGATCATGTTCAATCCAGAGAAATCGGGCAAAAGCTCATGAAAATGGCCGAGTCTGATTTCATGACCATTACGGACGAAACCGGCAAGGTCATCGCCCGCGGCCATTCCGACAAATACAACGACAGCGTCATCAACCAGGAAACCGTGGTGCTGGCCCTCAAGGGGCAACCCGCTGCGGCCATGGTTGAAGGTACCATAGTGCCTTTTACCATTCGGGCAAGCCAGCCCATACTGTATGAAGGCAAGCTGGTGGGTTCCGTCTCCATCGGCAAGTCCCTTGTAACGCCTGCCTATCTTGATTGGCTCAAGCAGCTGTCCGGCCTCAATGTCACCATTTTCAGGGGCGACACACGGGTAATGACCACCATTATGACCAATGGTCAGCGAGCCGTGGGTACAAAACTTCAATCTCCAGAGATTGTTGAGGCCGTGCTGAATAAAGGTGAAACACGTTTTACCCATAACAATATTTTGGGCGTGGAGTACAATTCCGCGTACTGGCCCGTCAGGGATGTGAACGACAAGATTATCGGCATGTGGTTTGTGGGCATGCCCATAGACGTGCTGCATGAGCTTGAGCGTGAGGCCATTAACAAGGCCATTATGGTTGGCATTGCCCTGCTGGTTGTGCAGCTTACCATGTCAGTCATTATTGGGCTCAGGGTCAGCGCGCCTGTGGGTAAGATCACCCGGTACGCCCTTGGGGTGGCTGAAGGGCAGCAGGATTTGACGCTTGATGTGTACAGCAAGGATGACATGGGGCAGCTGGCCGACGCGCTGCGGCACATGGAAGAGAACTTGCGTAAGCTGGTTCAGGACGCAGGCAGGCAGGCCGAGCAGGCCCGTTTGATGGGCGAAGAGGCGCAGCGCGCAATGGAAGAAGCCAAACAGGCCCAGGCTCAGGCCGAAATTGCCAAGCGTGATGGCATGATAAGCGCCGCCGCCCAAATTGAGGGCGTGGTTGAACAACTTAATTCCTCCATCAACGATATTGCCGAACAGGTGGACAATACCGGCGGCGCGTTGAATCACGCTGTGTCCCGACTGGCCGAAACTGCCACAGCTATGGAAGAAATGAATTCCACAGTGCTTGAGGTGGCCCGAAATGCCGGTGGAGCGGCGGACGTTTCCGCTTCTGCCAAAGTTAAGGCTCAAACTGGTTCCGAGGTCGTGTCCAAGGCTGTAGGCGGCATTCAGGAAGTGCAGCGGCAGTCAATGGCGCTCAAGGACGGTATGACGAAGCTTGATGAGCACGCAAAGGCCATCAGCCAGATTATGGGCGTCATTTCTGACATTGCTGACCAGACCAACCTGCTGGCGCTGAACGCGGCCATTGAAGCCGCCAGAGCCGGCGACGCAGGGCGTGGCTTTGCTGTCGTGGCAGACGAGGTGCGCAAGCTGGCCGAAAAAACCATGACCTCCACCACTGACGTGGGTAATGCCATTAAGGCCATCCAGCAGAGCGCCTCGCAGAGCATCCATGAAGTGGAGATGGCTGTGCGCAATATCGCCTCTGCGACGGATTTTTCCAACAAGTCCGGTGAAGCGCTGCAGGAAATCGTGGTGATGGTGGATCAGACAGCCGATGAAGTGCGCGCCATTGCCACGGCCAGTGAGCAGCAGTCGGCCACCAGCGAAGAGATCAACAAATCCATCGCTGAAGTGAACCACATTGCCGCCACCACAGCCGAGTCCATGCAGTTGGCCATGACCGAACTGGAGGCGCTGCGCAAGCAGGCCCATAGCCTTATTGAACTCATAGAGCACATGAAGAAAGCGTAG
- the ychF gene encoding redox-regulated ATPase YchF, whose product MALSIGIVGLPNVGKSTLFNALTKAQNAQAANYPFCTIEPNKATVAVPDKRLQELTNKAKPQKTINASVDFIDIAGLVRGASKGEGLGNQFLGNIRECAAIVHVVRCFEDENITHVDGGVDPLRDVDTIETELLLADLQGVEKRLERLQKMAKTNKDAKAVADIMQTLLAHLNDGKAARDFPLPETNEAFMTSWRELGLLTAKPVIYCANVDEAAVAGGNAFVETLKTFAAERQSGFACICAKLEEELQGLSDAEQAEMLSSYGIDESGLVRIIRTGYETLGLCSYFTVGPQEVRAWTIHKGWKAPQAAGVIHTDFERGFIRAEVISYNDYMSHDNEAACRASGVLRVEGKEYVVKDGDVMHFLFNV is encoded by the coding sequence ATGGCCCTCAGTATAGGTATCGTCGGTCTGCCCAACGTGGGCAAGTCTACCCTTTTCAACGCCCTTACCAAGGCCCAGAACGCCCAGGCCGCCAACTATCCCTTCTGCACCATTGAGCCCAACAAGGCCACTGTTGCCGTGCCTGACAAGCGCTTGCAGGAACTGACAAACAAGGCCAAGCCGCAAAAAACCATCAACGCCAGCGTGGATTTTATCGACATTGCCGGTCTTGTGCGCGGCGCCAGCAAGGGTGAAGGGCTGGGCAACCAGTTTTTGGGCAACATCCGCGAATGCGCGGCCATTGTGCACGTGGTGCGCTGTTTTGAAGACGAAAATATCACGCATGTGGACGGCGGTGTAGACCCTCTGCGCGATGTGGACACCATTGAGACCGAACTGCTGCTGGCCGATCTGCAGGGCGTTGAAAAGCGCCTGGAACGTCTGCAAAAGATGGCCAAGACCAACAAGGACGCCAAGGCAGTGGCCGACATCATGCAGACCCTGCTGGCCCACCTCAATGACGGCAAGGCCGCCCGTGATTTCCCCCTGCCCGAAACCAATGAAGCCTTCATGACTTCATGGCGCGAACTGGGCCTGCTGACGGCCAAGCCCGTCATTTACTGCGCCAATGTGGACGAAGCCGCAGTGGCCGGGGGCAATGCCTTTGTGGAAACCCTCAAAACTTTTGCCGCCGAGCGCCAATCGGGCTTTGCCTGCATTTGCGCCAAACTGGAAGAAGAGCTGCAAGGCCTGTCCGACGCGGAACAGGCGGAAATGCTGTCTTCGTATGGCATTGATGAAAGCGGCCTTGTGCGCATCATTCGCACGGGCTACGAAACGCTCGGCCTGTGCAGCTACTTCACCGTAGGCCCGCAGGAAGTGCGCGCCTGGACCATACACAAGGGCTGGAAGGCCCCTCAGGCGGCCGGGGTCATACACACGGACTTTGAGCGCGGCTTTATTCGCGCCGAGGTCATTTCCTACAATGACTACATGAGCCATGACAATGAGGCGGCCTGCCGCGCCAGCGGCGTACTGCGCGTGGAAGGCAAGGAATATGTGGTCAAGGACGGGGATGTGATGCACTTCCTGTTCAATGTGTAA
- a CDS encoding FlgO family outer membrane protein yields the protein MSRYIAVILLLAALLLPLTAAAAGNVPSAATTIARQLDEQLMMRYAGSDPEVSKKEQQALARAHIIIMGTTPANLNDLNEASPLARQMMEEVTRWLMNAGYRFQELRKGSDIYFDKKKGEFILTRDVKRLASRVGTSQAIMAGTYVVSGEQVRFNIRLIHTNSNEVLAMGSGTVPITDDLMPLLRDPSPGGKGGVTPTVNTRLQ from the coding sequence ATGAGCCGTTATATTGCCGTTATACTCCTGCTGGCGGCCCTGCTTCTGCCCCTCACGGCCGCAGCCGCAGGCAATGTGCCCTCCGCAGCCACCACCATAGCGCGCCAGTTGGATGAGCAACTGATGATGCGCTACGCTGGCTCCGACCCCGAGGTCAGCAAAAAGGAGCAGCAGGCCCTGGCGCGCGCCCATATCATTATCATGGGCACCACCCCCGCCAACCTCAATGACCTCAATGAGGCTTCACCGCTGGCCCGCCAGATGATGGAAGAGGTCACACGCTGGCTCATGAACGCGGGATACCGCTTTCAGGAACTGCGCAAGGGGAGCGACATCTATTTTGACAAAAAAAAGGGCGAGTTCATCCTTACCCGCGACGTCAAGCGTCTGGCCAGCAGGGTCGGCACCAGTCAGGCCATCATGGCGGGAACCTACGTTGTCAGTGGGGAACAGGTACGCTTCAACATCCGGCTGATCCACACCAACAGCAACGAAGTGCTGGCCATGGGGTCGGGCACGGTGCCCATCACCGACGACCTCATGCCGCTCCTGCGCGATCCTTCTCCGGGGGGCAAGGGGGGCGTTACGCCCACAGTGAATACGCGCTTGCAGTAA
- a CDS encoding FlgO family outer membrane protein produces the protein MHNLLRLILICTLALSLMPGCSKAPATANDPGYIDAVELKLKFRELTDQMLATMPNDALQGVVAMPTSFVDENNTSRSSPLGRLMGEAMFYEFNQRGFPAREYRLTGNIAVVGGRDDLALIENAVIPAGQKWAALVVGTYYVDKDATFVNARLVRATDGLVMRTGQLVLVNTPIVARMGKTDPPAVKPAPAQSGSSSVASASKTSGQRGGLYPSLYTPASSITSGSINIKQGK, from the coding sequence ATGCACAACTTGTTACGCCTTATCCTTATTTGTACCCTTGCGCTGTCCTTGATGCCGGGCTGCTCTAAAGCTCCGGCTACTGCCAATGATCCTGGCTACATAGATGCCGTTGAACTGAAACTGAAATTTCGCGAACTGACGGATCAGATGCTTGCCACCATGCCCAATGACGCCCTGCAAGGGGTCGTGGCCATGCCCACATCCTTTGTGGACGAAAACAACACGTCACGCAGTTCACCTCTGGGTAGACTTATGGGCGAAGCCATGTTTTACGAGTTCAACCAGCGCGGCTTTCCCGCGCGCGAATACCGCCTGACCGGCAATATCGCCGTAGTGGGCGGCCGCGACGATCTGGCCCTCATTGAAAACGCCGTCATCCCGGCCGGGCAAAAATGGGCTGCCCTGGTCGTGGGTACCTATTATGTGGACAAGGACGCCACCTTCGTCAACGCGCGTCTGGTTCGCGCCACGGACGGTCTGGTCATGCGCACGGGGCAGCTTGTGCTTGTGAACACCCCCATTGTGGCCCGCATGGGCAAAACTGACCCCCCTGCCGTCAAGCCCGCGCCCGCGCAGTCCGGCAGTTCAAGTGTGGCCTCAGCGTCAAAAACCTCCGGCCAGCGTGGCGGTTTGTACCCTTCGCTCTACACCCCGGCCAGCTCCATCACCAGCGGCAGCATTAACATCAAACAGGGCAAATAA
- the ispG gene encoding flavodoxin-dependent (E)-4-hydroxy-3-methylbut-2-enyl-diphosphate synthase yields the protein MRKCTRAIRLGNVTVGGGAPVVVQSMTNTDTRDPEATLAQIARLAERGCEVVRLAVPDEAAVAALPAIRAGTSLPLIADIHFDHRLAMGALEAGFEGLRINPGNIGPKAHVDSVVDAAKAHGAVIRVGVNSGSVEKDLLRKYGGPCPEALVESALGHVRLLEARGFYDTKISLKSSSVMDTITAYRLLAEACDYPAHIGITEAGGLMRGTVKSAVGLGILLHEGIGDTLRVSLTADPAEEVTVAWEILRALGLRSRGPEIISCPTCGRTEIDLFSLARAVEDRLATSTADVKVAVMGCVVNGPGEAREADLGVAGGRDKGIIFRKGEIVRSVKGQEALLAAFMEELQSLLNEKENI from the coding sequence ATGCGCAAATGCACCAGGGCCATACGCCTCGGCAACGTGACTGTAGGCGGGGGCGCGCCCGTTGTGGTTCAAAGCATGACCAACACAGACACCCGCGACCCCGAGGCCACGCTGGCGCAGATAGCCAGGCTGGCGGAACGGGGCTGCGAGGTGGTGCGTCTGGCTGTGCCCGATGAAGCCGCCGTGGCGGCGCTGCCTGCCATTCGCGCAGGCACATCCCTGCCCCTCATTGCCGACATCCATTTTGATCACCGTCTTGCCATGGGCGCTTTGGAGGCGGGCTTTGAGGGCCTGCGCATCAACCCCGGCAACATAGGCCCCAAGGCCCATGTGGACAGTGTGGTTGATGCGGCCAAGGCGCATGGCGCGGTCATTCGCGTGGGCGTCAATTCAGGTTCCGTGGAAAAAGACCTGTTGCGCAAGTACGGCGGCCCCTGCCCCGAAGCTCTGGTGGAAAGCGCCCTAGGGCATGTGCGCCTGCTGGAAGCGCGCGGATTTTACGATACCAAGATTTCCCTCAAGTCCTCATCCGTGATGGACACCATCACGGCCTACCGCCTGCTTGCCGAGGCCTGTGATTATCCCGCCCATATCGGCATTACCGAAGCCGGGGGCCTCATGCGCGGCACTGTCAAATCCGCAGTGGGGCTGGGCATATTGCTGCACGAAGGCATTGGCGACACGCTGCGCGTGTCCCTCACGGCCGATCCCGCCGAAGAGGTCACCGTGGCCTGGGAGATTCTGCGCGCCCTTGGTCTGCGCTCGCGTGGGCCGGAAATCATTTCCTGCCCGACCTGCGGACGGACAGAAATTGACCTTTTTTCACTGGCGCGCGCGGTTGAAGATCGATTGGCAACCTCCACCGCCGATGTAAAGGTGGCGGTTATGGGCTGCGTGGTCAATGGCCCCGGTGAGGCCCGCGAGGCCGATCTGGGCGTGGCCGGAGGGCGCGACAAGGGCATTATTTTCCGCAAGGGCGAGATCGTTCGCTCCGTCAAGGGGCAGGAAGCCCTGCTGGCTGCGTTTATGGAAGAACTGCAATCACTGCTTAACGAAAAGGAAAACATCTAA